A genomic region of Streptosporangium lutulentum contains the following coding sequences:
- a CDS encoding D-alanine--D-alanine ligase family protein, whose translation MSEQHEPRPRVAVVFGGRNSEHAVSILGAGSVLEAIDRSKYEVVPVGIARDGRWVLASGDQRYEIDGGELPAVDAQGSGLALPSGGGPLVAYDSGSIPVELGRVDVVFPVMHGPFAEDGTIQGLLEMAGVRYVGSGVLASAVGMDKAYMKIVLAAAGLPVGPYVVVRDRDWRTDRDRILKEVQELGWPVFVKPARAGSSQGISKARGMEELERAIEFAREHDPKVLVEAAITGREIECAVLESMGDEAARASVPGEVLVRGDHEFFDFEAKYIGDDMSLSAPADIPEDMAEKLRAMAVRAFEALGCEGLSRVDFFYTPDGELILNEINTMPGFTAMSVAPQLWAATGLSYPQLVDRLIQLALHRSPGLR comes from the coding sequence GTGCTGGAGGCCATCGATCGATCCAAATACGAGGTGGTTCCCGTGGGGATCGCCCGCGACGGACGGTGGGTGCTCGCCTCAGGGGACCAGCGTTATGAGATCGACGGCGGTGAGTTGCCGGCCGTCGACGCCCAGGGGTCCGGACTGGCGCTGCCGTCCGGCGGAGGGCCGCTGGTGGCCTACGACTCGGGGAGCATCCCGGTTGAGCTCGGCCGTGTCGACGTCGTCTTCCCCGTGATGCACGGGCCGTTCGCCGAGGACGGCACGATCCAGGGACTGCTGGAGATGGCCGGGGTCCGCTACGTCGGCTCCGGGGTGCTCGCCAGCGCGGTCGGCATGGACAAGGCCTACATGAAGATCGTGCTCGCGGCCGCGGGCCTGCCCGTCGGCCCCTACGTCGTCGTCCGCGACCGCGACTGGCGGACCGACCGCGACCGGATCCTCAAGGAGGTCCAGGAGCTCGGCTGGCCGGTGTTCGTCAAGCCCGCCCGTGCCGGGTCCAGCCAGGGCATCTCCAAGGCCCGCGGCATGGAGGAGCTGGAGCGGGCCATCGAGTTCGCCCGCGAGCACGACCCCAAGGTGCTGGTCGAGGCCGCGATCACGGGCCGTGAGATCGAATGCGCCGTGCTGGAGTCCATGGGCGACGAGGCCGCGAGGGCCAGCGTGCCCGGCGAGGTGCTGGTCCGCGGCGACCACGAGTTCTTCGACTTCGAGGCCAAGTACATCGGCGACGACATGTCCCTCTCGGCGCCCGCGGACATCCCCGAGGACATGGCGGAGAAGCTGCGGGCCATGGCCGTCCGCGCGTTCGAGGCGCTGGGCTGCGAGGGGTTGTCGCGCGTCGACTTCTTCTACACCCCCGACGGCGAGCTGATCCTCAACGAGATCAACACCATGCCGGGCTTCACCGCGATGTCGGTCGCGCCGCAGCTGTGGGCCGCCACCGGGCTGTCCTACCCCCAGCTGGTCGATCGGCTGATCCAGCTCGCGCTGCACCGCTCGCCCGGCCTACGGTAG
- a CDS encoding DUF3515 domain-containing protein, whose amino-acid sequence MHLRFARWTGCACALLILAGCGGAVRVDPPVPEGAAAAACEKLGERLPQKLDGADRVESTPASPYVAVWGAGQIALRCGVPRPAAMAATDQVPEIDGVAWFPDPVRPTLFTSIGREAYVEVTIGREHTPQTVLVDLAAPVKAALP is encoded by the coding sequence ATGCATCTCCGGTTCGCCCGCTGGACGGGGTGCGCCTGCGCCCTGCTGATCCTGGCGGGATGCGGCGGCGCCGTCCGGGTGGACCCGCCCGTCCCCGAGGGGGCGGCCGCGGCCGCCTGCGAGAAGCTCGGAGAGCGACTCCCGCAGAAGCTCGACGGCGCGGACCGGGTGGAGTCCACCCCCGCCTCGCCGTACGTCGCGGTGTGGGGAGCGGGCCAGATCGCGCTGCGCTGCGGGGTGCCGCGGCCGGCGGCGATGGCCGCCACCGACCAGGTTCCGGAGATCGACGGAGTGGCGTGGTTCCCCGACCCCGTCCGGCCGACGCTGTTCACGTCGATCGGACGGGAGGCCTACGTCGAGGTGACGATCGGCCGGGAACACACCCCGCAGACGGTGCTCGTCGATCTCGCGGCACCCGTCAAGGCGGCGCTACCGTAG
- a CDS encoding Lrp/AsnC family transcriptional regulator — translation MVQAYILIQTEVGKAANVAGEISGIPGVTQAEDVTGPYDVIVRAEARNVDELGKLVVAQIQAVEGITRTLTCPIVHI, via the coding sequence ATGGTGCAGGCCTATATTCTCATCCAGACCGAGGTCGGCAAGGCCGCGAACGTGGCCGGCGAGATCTCCGGAATCCCCGGTGTCACGCAGGCCGAAGACGTTACCGGCCCCTACGACGTGATCGTGCGGGCCGAGGCCCGCAACGTGGACGAGCTCGGCAAGCTCGTGGTGGCGCAGATTCAGGCGGTGGAGGGAATCACACGTACCCTTACGTGTCCCATCGTTCATATCTGA
- a CDS encoding thiamine-phosphate kinase, which produces MNGRCAITVGDLGEFGVIARIAGRLPQGRTVLLGPGDDAAMLSAPDGRVVVTTDLLIEGRHFRRDWSSGYDIGRKAAAQNLSDVTAMGAVPTGIVVGLGLPADAGLTWLDDLTDGFRDECDLVGASVAGGDITRCDLVVIGVTALGDLGGRAPVTRSGARPGDLVAVAGRLGYAAAGLASLREGLGGPAELIEAHRRPHPPYAQGREAAELGATSMLDVSDGLVQDLGHIAKASGVALVLDPEAFALPDPIREAARRLGADPLEWVLSGGEDHALAATFPAHARLSPAWTVVGHVIDGEGVQVKGISLDRGGWDHFRE; this is translated from the coding sequence ATGAACGGGAGGTGCGCCATCACAGTCGGAGATCTCGGCGAATTCGGGGTTATTGCACGTATTGCCGGACGTTTGCCACAAGGTAGGACCGTGTTGCTCGGTCCCGGGGACGACGCCGCGATGTTGAGCGCTCCTGACGGTCGGGTCGTCGTGACAACGGACCTGTTGATCGAGGGTAGGCACTTTCGTCGTGATTGGTCTAGTGGTTACGACATAGGTCGTAAAGCCGCGGCGCAGAATCTGTCCGACGTCACGGCGATGGGCGCCGTCCCCACCGGCATCGTGGTCGGCCTCGGACTGCCCGCCGACGCCGGCCTCACCTGGCTGGACGATCTCACCGACGGCTTCCGCGACGAGTGCGACCTCGTCGGCGCCAGTGTGGCGGGCGGGGACATCACCCGCTGCGACCTGGTCGTGATCGGTGTCACGGCTCTCGGCGACCTGGGCGGGCGCGCGCCGGTCACGCGCTCGGGGGCGCGCCCCGGAGACCTGGTCGCGGTGGCCGGGCGGCTCGGGTACGCCGCCGCGGGGCTCGCGTCGCTCCGTGAGGGCCTCGGCGGGCCGGCGGAGCTGATCGAGGCCCACCGGCGTCCGCACCCCCCCTACGCCCAGGGGCGTGAGGCGGCCGAGCTCGGCGCGACCTCGATGCTCGACGTCAGCGACGGCCTGGTCCAGGATCTCGGGCACATCGCGAAGGCCTCCGGGGTCGCCCTCGTGCTCGACCCGGAGGCCTTCGCCCTCCCCGACCCGATCAGGGAGGCGGCCCGGCGGCTCGGCGCCGACCCGCTGGAGTGGGTGCTCTCCGGCGGGGAGGATCACGCCCTCGCCGCGACTTTTCCCGCTCACGCACGGCTTTCGCCGGCCTGGACCGTGGTGGGCCACGTGATCGACGGGGAAGGCGTGCAGGTCAAGGGCATTTCGCTGGACCGCGGCGGCTGGGACCACTTCCGGGAGTGA